In Magnetospirillum sp. XM-1, a single window of DNA contains:
- the arfB gene encoding alternative ribosome rescue aminoacyl-tRNA hydrolase ArfB encodes MSSYDVLNVNKTSTAVQLRFDVRGSPNLPDRVKANLERLAGRRLTKEGVLVLVAQDARSQEMNRQAALERLLEMIREAAKPPPPIRRATKPTKGSQQRRMDSKSKRGEVKRLRTERPE; translated from the coding sequence ATGTCTAGCTATGACGTATTGAACGTCAACAAGACCAGCACGGCGGTGCAGTTACGCTTTGATGTGCGGGGCAGCCCCAATCTGCCGGACCGGGTGAAGGCCAATCTGGAGCGGCTGGCGGGGCGGCGCCTCACCAAGGAGGGGGTGCTGGTGCTGGTGGCCCAGGACGCGCGAAGCCAGGAAATGAACCGTCAGGCGGCGCTGGAGCGTCTTCTCGAGATGATCCGCGAGGCCGCCAAGCCGCCGCCGCCCATTCGCCGCGCCACCAAGCCCACCAAGGGCAGCCAGCAGCGCCGCATGGACAGCAAGAGCAAGCGGGGAGAGGTCAAGCGCCTGCGGACCGAGCGGCCGGAATAG
- a CDS encoding HD domain-containing phosphohydrolase, whose protein sequence is MSFDQTTNSHRETVAVIDTSESHRRQVEHALTSFYRIATYGNTSDAMTAMSKSPPCAIVVDRGAGPQDSYDFIASLRGAPAFAETPIVFISSSDDPATRKIAKDSGADSFLAKPYRRSMLIRAISQQINRAIERRWEKLPTLQRDALVGTMDIFNSVSDVIESGEPIAYSKVTDACGPLVEAVGTGEFRVILDEVRGHDNFSYAHSLGVATLLLLFGYTIGLKGDELSLLGSGGLLHDVGKMSIPYDVLNKVGALSKEEHDLMKSHVTGTHAYLEKCQDLPRNIPLIGNQHHERLDGSGYPKGLKGVELNELARMSAIVDVFCALSDRRPYKPARTAEQALQVMVDDMPGKLDIQLLSLFREMLLDSGR, encoded by the coding sequence ATGTCGTTCGACCAGACGACCAATTCCCATCGCGAAACGGTGGCGGTGATCGACACCAGCGAAAGCCACCGCCGCCAGGTCGAACATGCCCTGACCTCGTTCTATCGCATCGCCACCTACGGCAACACCTCCGACGCGATGACGGCCATGAGCAAGTCGCCGCCCTGCGCCATCGTCGTCGACCGGGGCGCCGGACCGCAGGATTCATACGACTTCATCGCCAGCCTGCGCGGCGCCCCCGCCTTCGCCGAAACCCCGATCGTGTTCATAAGTTCCAGCGACGACCCGGCCACGCGCAAGATCGCCAAGGACAGCGGCGCGGATTCCTTCCTGGCCAAGCCCTATCGCCGCTCCATGCTGATCCGCGCCATCTCCCAGCAGATCAACCGGGCCATCGAGCGCCGGTGGGAGAAGCTGCCGACCCTGCAGCGCGACGCGCTGGTCGGCACCATGGACATCTTCAACAGCGTCAGCGACGTGATCGAAAGCGGCGAGCCCATCGCCTATTCCAAGGTCACCGACGCCTGCGGCCCCCTGGTCGAGGCGGTGGGAACCGGGGAGTTCCGGGTCATCCTGGACGAGGTGCGCGGCCACGACAACTTCTCCTACGCCCACAGCCTGGGGGTCGCCACCCTCTTGCTGCTGTTCGGCTACACCATCGGACTGAAGGGCGACGAGCTGTCGCTGCTGGGCAGCGGCGGGCTGCTGCACGACGTGGGCAAGATGTCGATCCCCTACGATGTGCTAAACAAGGTCGGAGCGCTCTCCAAGGAAGAGCACGACCTGATGAAAAGCCATGTGACGGGCACCCATGCCTATCTGGAAAAGTGCCAGGATCTGCCGCGCAACATCCCGCTGATCGGCAACCAGCATCACGAGCGCCTGGACGGATCGGGCTATCCCAAGGGGCTGAAGGGCGTCGAACTCAATGAACTGGCCCGCATGTCGGCCATCGTCGACGTGTTCTGCGCGTTGAGCGACCGCCGCCCCTACAAGCCGGCGCGGACGGCCGAACAGGCCCTTCAGGTCATGGTGGATGACATGCCGGGCAAGTTGGACATCCAGCTGCTGTCCCTGTTCCGTGAAATGCTGCTGGATTCGGGCCGGTAG
- the cysW gene encoding sulfate ABC transporter permease subunit CysW produces MNGNATREPAVVRWSLTLLALAFLGLFLVAPLAAVLVEAFAKGWGAYVRALSSDDTFSSIRLTLIVAAIAVPLNIAFGLAASWAVAKFDFSGKSLLVSLIELPFSVSPVISGLIYVLLFGLQGLLGPWLAEHDLKVIFAVPGIVLATIFVTFPFVARELIPLMEEQGREEEEAALTLGASGFAAFRLVTLPNVRWGLLYGVLLCNARAMGEFGAVSVVSGHIRGLTNTMPLHVEILYNEYDFVGAFAVSSLLAVLALVTLAVKSALEWWHRDELAAIGH; encoded by the coding sequence ATGAACGGCAACGCTACGCGTGAACCGGCCGTGGTGCGCTGGAGCCTGACGCTGCTGGCCCTGGCCTTCCTGGGGCTGTTTCTGGTGGCCCCGCTGGCCGCCGTTCTGGTGGAGGCCTTCGCCAAGGGCTGGGGCGCCTATGTCCGGGCGCTGTCCTCCGACGACACCTTCTCGTCCATCCGCCTGACCCTGATCGTGGCCGCCATCGCCGTGCCGCTCAACATCGCCTTCGGGCTGGCGGCCAGCTGGGCGGTCGCCAAGTTCGACTTTTCCGGCAAGAGCCTGCTGGTCTCGCTGATCGAGCTGCCGTTCTCGGTCTCGCCGGTGATTTCGGGACTGATCTACGTGCTGCTGTTCGGGTTGCAGGGGCTGCTCGGCCCCTGGCTGGCCGAACACGACCTCAAGGTCATCTTCGCGGTGCCGGGCATCGTGCTGGCCACCATCTTCGTCACCTTCCCCTTCGTCGCCCGCGAGCTGATTCCGCTGATGGAGGAGCAGGGGCGCGAGGAGGAGGAGGCGGCGCTGACGCTCGGCGCCTCGGGCTTCGCCGCCTTCCGGTTGGTGACGCTTCCCAATGTCCGCTGGGGGCTGCTGTATGGCGTTCTGCTGTGCAACGCGCGGGCCATGGGCGAGTTCGGCGCCGTTTCCGTGGTTTCAGGTCATATCCGGGGGCTTACCAATACGATGCCCCTCCATGTGGAGATCCTCTACAATGAATACGATTTCGTCGGCGCTTTCGCGGTCTCCTCTCTCCTCGCCGTTCTGGCCCTTGTCACTTTGGCGGTCAAATCGGCGCTCGAATGGTGGCACCGGGACGAGCTTGCCGCGATCGGACATTAA
- a CDS encoding PP2C family protein-serine/threonine phosphatase yields the protein MRHRLRILLVEDNPGDALLIKTALKEARSAGFIVMHEETLAAAIERLTVSSSFDAVLLDLGLPDSQSSDTLHALLSAVPPLPVVIMTGLDDPQVAEQAIEQGAQDFMVKGEMDARSLARTLQNAIYRFRSERERLHLADMLASEYDRMAEELSAARNMQFDLLPRPARLENIRTTLGLAVEGYFKPSSDIGGDLWGCMEGNDGCLTLYALDFSGHGVGAALNVFRLHTLISELKGQVVDPAATLIQLNAALHGLLPRGQYATMVLAVIDVAAGTIIWSGAGAPRPLLFDAEGGVEWLDTIGTPLGLSKAGRYFNRFAAFPPGSSLFLYSDAMTEAMLPDGEMFENERLEDLVRRHHTPGGGIAIPAMVETFLDTVQTPLDDDMTAVAVTRLGSRD from the coding sequence ATGCGTCACAGATTGCGAATCCTGCTGGTCGAGGACAATCCGGGCGACGCCCTGCTGATCAAGACCGCCCTGAAGGAGGCCCGGTCGGCCGGCTTCATCGTCATGCACGAGGAGACCCTGGCCGCCGCCATCGAACGCCTTACGGTGAGCTCCAGCTTCGACGCCGTGCTTCTCGACCTCGGCCTGCCTGATTCGCAAAGCTCGGACACCCTGCACGCGCTCTTGTCCGCCGTCCCGCCGCTGCCCGTGGTGATCATGACCGGACTGGACGACCCCCAGGTGGCCGAACAGGCCATCGAGCAGGGCGCCCAGGACTTCATGGTCAAGGGCGAGATGGATGCCCGCTCCCTGGCCAGGACCCTGCAGAACGCCATCTACCGCTTCCGCAGCGAGCGCGAAAGGCTGCATCTGGCCGACATGCTGGCCAGCGAATACGACCGCATGGCCGAGGAACTGTCGGCGGCCCGCAACATGCAGTTCGACCTGCTGCCCCGCCCTGCCCGCCTGGAGAACATCCGGACCACCCTCGGCCTGGCGGTCGAGGGCTATTTCAAGCCGTCGTCGGACATCGGCGGCGACCTGTGGGGCTGCATGGAGGGCAATGACGGCTGCCTCACCCTTTACGCCCTAGACTTCTCCGGCCACGGGGTCGGGGCGGCGCTGAACGTCTTTCGCCTGCACACCCTGATCAGCGAGTTGAAGGGCCAGGTGGTCGATCCGGCCGCCACCCTGATCCAGCTCAACGCGGCGCTGCACGGCCTGCTGCCGCGCGGCCAGTACGCCACCATGGTGCTGGCCGTCATCGACGTCGCCGCGGGAACCATCATCTGGTCGGGCGCCGGGGCGCCGCGCCCCCTGCTGTTCGACGCCGAAGGCGGGGTGGAATGGCTCGACACCATCGGCACGCCGCTGGGCCTGAGCAAGGCGGGCCGCTACTTCAACCGCTTCGCCGCCTTCCCTCCCGGCTCCAGCCTGTTCCTTTACAGCGACGCCATGACCGAGGCCATGCTGCCGGACGGCGAGATGTTCGAGAACGAGCGGCTGGAGGACCTTGTCCGCCGCCATCACACACCAGGGGGCGGCATCGCCATCCCCGCCATGGTCGAGACCTTCCTCGACACGGTGCAAACGCCACTCGACGACGACATGACGGCGGTGGCGGTCACCCGCCTGGGCAGCCGGGACTGA
- a CDS encoding sulfate ABC transporter substrate-binding protein, translated as MIGFHEDEARRLLLAALFAVMLALGMAALMPGAQAAESRTLLNVSYDPTRELYQALNESFVRQWKAKSGEDLKINQSHGGSGKQARSVIDGLEADVVTLALAYDIDAIADKAKLLDRGWQKRLAYNSAPYTSTIVFLVRKGNPKQVKDWGDLVKPGVSVITPNPKTSGGARWNYLAAWGYALDRSNGDAAKAQDFVAQLFKNVPVLDSGARGSTVTFAQRGLGDVLLAWENEAHLALKEFGSGFEIVTPSLSILAEPPVAVVDKVVDKRGTRAVAQAYLDFLYTPEAQEIIARNFYRPRDPEVVKKTAATFAPVKLFTIDDVFGGWTKAQTEHFSDGGVFDRITAKK; from the coding sequence ATGATCGGTTTTCATGAGGATGAAGCGCGGCGCTTGCTGCTGGCGGCCCTGTTCGCGGTGATGCTGGCCCTGGGGATGGCGGCGCTGATGCCCGGCGCCCAGGCGGCCGAAAGCCGGACCCTGCTCAACGTCTCCTACGATCCCACCCGCGAGCTGTACCAGGCGCTGAACGAAAGCTTCGTGCGTCAGTGGAAGGCCAAGAGCGGCGAGGATCTGAAGATCAACCAGTCCCACGGCGGTTCGGGCAAGCAGGCCCGTTCGGTGATCGACGGGCTGGAGGCCGACGTGGTGACCCTGGCGCTGGCCTACGACATCGACGCCATCGCCGACAAGGCCAAGCTGCTGGACCGCGGCTGGCAGAAGCGGCTCGCCTACAATTCCGCCCCCTACACCTCGACCATCGTGTTCCTGGTCAGGAAGGGCAATCCCAAGCAGGTCAAGGATTGGGGTGATCTGGTCAAGCCGGGCGTCTCGGTGATCACGCCCAACCCCAAGACTTCGGGAGGCGCGCGCTGGAACTACCTTGCCGCCTGGGGCTACGCGCTTGACCGCAGCAACGGCGATGCCGCCAAGGCCCAGGACTTCGTGGCCCAGCTGTTCAAGAACGTCCCGGTGCTGGATTCGGGCGCGCGGGGCTCCACCGTCACCTTCGCCCAGCGCGGCCTGGGCGACGTGCTGCTGGCCTGGGAGAACGAGGCTCATCTGGCGCTCAAGGAATTCGGCTCGGGCTTCGAGATCGTCACGCCGTCGCTGTCCATCCTGGCCGAGCCGCCGGTGGCGGTGGTCGACAAGGTGGTGGACAAGCGCGGCACCCGCGCCGTGGCCCAGGCCTACCTGGACTTCCTCTACACCCCCGAGGCGCAGGAGATCATCGCGCGCAACTTCTACCGCCCCCGCGATCCCGAAGTGGTGAAGAAGACCGCCGCCACCTTCGCGCCGGTCAAGCTTTTTACCATCGACGACGTGTTCGGCGGCTGGACCAAGGCCCAGACCGAGCATTTCTCCGACGGCGGCGTGTTCGACCGCATCACGGCCAAGAAGTAG
- a CDS encoding zinc ribbon domain-containing protein — MPTSSRTAARAAAVRKTARNVAGRRPRRPWLLVGRIFCGCCGSRYIHTDSKGTHYYCCNVRKNREPRDACTTSPYIKMVDIDNEVKATIHDLLTRRLGGPDKMKELILSQVFRDQRELELRIGLAEAELAKADQVWKEKRAKVSTLLDAGYDLKTMPEVKEDVTKATESRERIASALYALMDQKTILDQKLAMDVDALSRVINRINDGLRSMAATEAAEGQRSDVVLLVKMLVKRVVVHEDRSRTIELVEDSSAIAQAFMRLLEAAASEVSQADGIKHHLERAHV, encoded by the coding sequence ATGCCGACCTCCAGCCGGACGGCGGCACGGGCGGCGGCGGTCAGGAAGACCGCCCGTAACGTGGCCGGACGGCGACCAAGGCGTCCTTGGCTTCTCGTTGGTCGAATTTTCTGCGGCTGCTGCGGCTCGCGCTACATCCATACCGACAGCAAGGGGACTCACTACTACTGCTGCAACGTCAGGAAGAACCGTGAGCCCCGAGACGCCTGCACGACCTCCCCCTACATCAAGATGGTCGATATCGACAACGAGGTGAAAGCCACCATCCATGATCTGCTGACACGGCGCCTGGGCGGCCCGGATAAGATGAAGGAGCTTATCTTGAGCCAGGTCTTCCGCGACCAACGGGAACTGGAGCTGCGCATTGGATTGGCGGAAGCCGAACTCGCGAAGGCGGATCAGGTCTGGAAGGAAAAGCGGGCGAAGGTTTCGACCCTGCTGGATGCCGGATATGACCTGAAGACGATGCCGGAGGTGAAGGAGGATGTCACCAAGGCAACCGAGAGCCGGGAGCGTATTGCGTCGGCGCTGTATGCCCTGATGGATCAAAAGACCATCCTCGACCAAAAGCTGGCCATGGACGTGGATGCGCTATCGCGTGTCATCAACCGCATCAACGATGGCCTGCGCAGCATGGCGGCGACTGAAGCCGCAGAAGGGCAGCGGTCTGATGTGGTCTTGTTGGTGAAGATGTTGGTCAAGAGGGTTGTCGTCCATGAAGACCGGAGCAGGACGATTGAACTGGTCGAAGACTCCTCGGCAATAGCGCAGGCGTTCATGAGGCTGTTGGAGGCGGCAGCCAGCGAGGTCAGCCAGGCCGATGGGATCAAGCATCACCTTGAGAGAGCGCATGTCTAG
- a CDS encoding c-type cytochrome: protein MIIASPLAAWAAEPAPAPLAAAVCANCHGTEGRNEGAIPAIAGKPAFLIAGKLRDFKADKVANATVMPRLVKGLTEAEIDTVAQYFANLR, encoded by the coding sequence GTGATTATCGCTTCCCCTCTCGCGGCTTGGGCGGCCGAGCCCGCTCCCGCCCCCCTGGCGGCGGCGGTCTGCGCCAATTGCCATGGGACCGAGGGGCGCAACGAGGGGGCCATTCCGGCCATCGCCGGCAAGCCCGCCTTCCTGATCGCCGGCAAGCTGCGCGACTTCAAGGCCGACAAGGTGGCCAACGCCACCGTCATGCCGCGTCTGGTCAAGGGCCTCACCGAGGCCGAGATCGACACGGTCGCCCAGTATTTCGCCAATCTGCGCTGA
- a CDS encoding DEAD/DEAH box helicase family protein encodes MSALHDLLDTFRKAAVTEREKGTYFEELIVCYLRNEASYRDLYSDVWTYAEWADLQGLDKRDTGIDLVAKTEGTAEFHAIQCKFFAPDHRVMKSDIDSFFTASGKKPFTHRIIVTTTNNWSEHASDALQNQQPSVSKIDLFDLENSQIDWAQYKPRQEPVLKPKKKLRDHQIVAVAKVEQGLATADRGKLIMACGTGKTFTSLKVAEKLAGRGRRVLFLVPSLSLLSQTLTEWTQESETPLHSFAVCSDSDVGNKRRKDDDVVQTFAHELRYPATTDAGRLAAEMGKRHDDHHMTVVYSTYHSIDVISQAQKLHGLPDFDLIVCDEAHRTTGATFDDEDESTFVKVHDAGFIRAAKRLYMTATPRIFGDAAKATAEKGNVALCSMDDEKLYGPQLHVITFSEAVQAELLCDYKVIVLAMDEDHISRTLQNLLKDTENNQIRVEDAARIVG; translated from the coding sequence ATGTCCGCGTTGCACGATCTCCTCGACACGTTCCGCAAGGCTGCCGTCACCGAACGCGAGAAAGGCACCTATTTCGAGGAGCTGATCGTCTGCTACCTACGCAACGAGGCCAGCTATCGCGACCTCTACAGCGACGTATGGACCTATGCGGAATGGGCTGACCTGCAAGGGCTGGATAAGCGCGACACCGGCATTGACCTGGTGGCCAAGACCGAAGGCACCGCCGAGTTCCATGCCATCCAATGCAAGTTCTTTGCGCCCGATCACCGGGTGATGAAGTCCGACATCGACAGCTTCTTCACCGCCTCGGGGAAGAAGCCGTTCACCCACCGCATCATCGTCACCACGACCAACAACTGGAGCGAGCACGCAAGCGACGCGCTCCAGAACCAGCAGCCATCCGTCAGCAAGATTGATCTGTTCGACCTGGAAAACAGCCAGATCGACTGGGCGCAGTACAAGCCCCGCCAAGAGCCGGTCCTGAAGCCGAAGAAGAAGCTCCGCGACCACCAGATCGTCGCCGTGGCCAAGGTGGAGCAGGGACTGGCCACCGCCGACCGGGGCAAGCTAATCATGGCCTGTGGCACCGGCAAGACCTTCACCAGCCTGAAGGTCGCCGAGAAGCTGGCCGGGCGGGGCCGGCGCGTACTGTTCTTGGTCCCCAGCCTGTCGCTCCTCTCCCAGACCTTGACCGAATGGACCCAGGAGAGCGAGACCCCGTTGCACAGCTTTGCCGTCTGCTCCGATAGCGACGTGGGCAACAAGCGCCGCAAAGACGACGACGTGGTGCAGACCTTCGCCCACGAGCTGCGCTATCCGGCCACCACCGATGCCGGGCGCCTGGCTGCCGAGATGGGCAAGCGCCACGACGACCACCACATGACGGTGGTCTACAGCACCTACCATTCCATCGACGTCATTTCCCAGGCCCAGAAGCTGCACGGCCTGCCTGACTTCGATCTGATCGTCTGCGACGAGGCGCACCGCACCACCGGCGCCACCTTCGACGACGAGGACGAGAGCACCTTCGTCAAGGTCCACGATGCCGGCTTCATCCGTGCCGCCAAGCGGCTGTACATGACCGCCACACCGCGCATCTTTGGCGACGCTGCCAAGGCGACGGCGGAAAAGGGCAACGTCGCCCTGTGCTCCATGGATGACGAAAAGCTGTACGGCCCGCAGTTGCACGTCATTACCTTCAGCGAGGCGGTCCAGGCCGAGTTGCTGTGTGACTACAAGGTCATCGTCCTGGCCATGGACGAGGACCATATCAGCCGCACCCTCCAGAACCTGCTTAAGGACACAGAAAACAACCAGATCAGGGTGGAGGACGCGGCCAGGATCGTCGGCTGA
- the cysT gene encoding sulfate ABC transporter permease subunit CysT, with the protein MAALALFLPRRAPSVIPGFGPTMGFTLLYLSLIVLLPLAALVIKAAGTTLAQWGAILSDPRVLSALGLSFGGALAAALINTVFGLLVAWVLVRYPFPGRRLVDAVIDLPFALPTAVAGIALTALYAPNGWLGRLLEPLGVKVAFSPLGVVVAMVFIGLPFVVRTVEPVLHDVDLELEEAAASLGADRVQTFLRVILPSILPSLLTGFSLALARAVGEYGSVIFIAGNLPGVSEIAPLLIVTKLEQYDYVGATAIATVMLAISFTLLLAVNLLQKWRRGRMGGA; encoded by the coding sequence ATGGCCGCCTTAGCCCTTTTCCTGCCGCGCCGGGCGCCCAGCGTCATTCCGGGCTTCGGTCCGACCATGGGCTTCACCCTGCTGTATCTGTCGCTGATCGTCCTGCTGCCCCTGGCGGCCCTGGTGATCAAGGCGGCGGGGACCACCCTGGCGCAATGGGGGGCCATCCTCAGCGATCCTCGGGTGCTGTCGGCCCTTGGCCTGTCCTTCGGCGGCGCCCTGGCCGCCGCGCTGATCAACACGGTGTTCGGCCTGCTGGTCGCCTGGGTGCTGGTGCGCTATCCCTTTCCCGGGCGCCGGCTGGTGGATGCGGTGATCGATCTGCCCTTCGCCCTGCCCACCGCCGTGGCCGGCATCGCGCTGACCGCGCTGTACGCTCCCAACGGTTGGCTGGGGCGGTTGCTCGAGCCCTTGGGCGTCAAGGTGGCCTTCTCGCCCTTAGGCGTGGTGGTGGCCATGGTGTTCATCGGCCTGCCCTTCGTGGTGCGCACCGTCGAGCCGGTGCTGCACGACGTGGACTTGGAACTGGAGGAGGCCGCCGCTTCGCTGGGGGCCGATCGGGTGCAGACCTTTTTGCGGGTGATCCTGCCGTCCATCCTGCCGTCGCTGCTGACCGGTTTTTCCCTGGCCCTGGCCCGGGCGGTGGGGGAGTACGGCTCGGTGATCTTCATCGCCGGCAACCTGCCCGGCGTGTCCGAGATCGCCCCGCTGCTGATCGTCACCAAGCTGGAGCAATACGACTACGTGGGTGCGACCGCCATCGCCACGGTGATGCTGGCCATCTCGTTCACCCTGCTGCTGGCGGTCAACCTGTTGCAGAAGTGGCGCCGCGGGCGCATGGGGGGAGCATGA
- a CDS encoding sulfate/molybdate ABC transporter ATP-binding protein has product MIEVENISKRFGSFAALDQVSLKVAQGKLVALLGPSGSGKTTLLRILAGLEQPDDGRIRLGGVDATGLGTRDRKVGFVFQHYALFRHMTVAENIAFGLKVRKGADRPPVAAINEKVHTLLELVQLEGLAGRYPSQLSGGQRQRVALARALAVEPRLLLLDEPFGALDAQVRKDLRRWLRHLHDEMGLTGVFVTHDQEEALEVADEVVVMNKGRIEQIGTPAEIYDSPATPFVYRFLGNVNALPCRVAGGQAQVGGLHVGEGRADGPGTAFIRPHDVEVLELSPDIPQAKVRQVVVLGPVVRAELELADGIIVEAELSRDVKDKLGLRRGQDVSVFLRKARVFVGENV; this is encoded by the coding sequence ATGATCGAGGTCGAGAATATTTCCAAGCGCTTCGGCAGCTTTGCCGCGCTGGACCAGGTGTCGCTCAAGGTGGCGCAGGGCAAGCTGGTGGCGCTGCTGGGGCCGTCGGGTTCGGGCAAGACCACGCTTTTGCGCATTCTGGCCGGGCTGGAGCAGCCCGACGACGGGCGCATCCGCTTGGGCGGAGTGGACGCCACCGGGCTGGGAACCCGCGACCGCAAGGTGGGCTTCGTCTTCCAGCATTACGCCCTGTTCCGTCACATGACGGTGGCCGAGAACATCGCCTTCGGCCTGAAGGTCAGGAAGGGCGCCGACCGCCCCCCCGTGGCCGCCATCAACGAGAAGGTCCATACCCTGCTGGAGCTGGTGCAGCTGGAAGGCCTGGCCGGGCGCTATCCCAGCCAGCTGTCGGGCGGCCAGCGCCAGCGCGTCGCCCTGGCCCGCGCCCTGGCGGTGGAGCCGCGCCTCTTGCTGCTGGACGAGCCGTTCGGCGCGCTGGACGCCCAGGTGCGCAAGGATTTGCGCCGCTGGCTGCGCCATCTGCACGACGAGATGGGCCTGACCGGCGTGTTCGTCACCCACGACCAGGAGGAAGCCCTGGAAGTGGCCGACGAGGTGGTGGTGATGAACAAGGGCCGCATCGAACAGATCGGCACTCCGGCCGAGATTTACGACTCTCCGGCCACCCCCTTCGTCTATCGCTTCCTGGGCAACGTCAACGCGCTGCCCTGTCGGGTGGCGGGCGGCCAGGCCCAGGTGGGCGGCCTGCATGTGGGCGAGGGGCGGGCCGACGGCCCCGGCACCGCCTTCATCCGTCCCCATGACGTTGAAGTCCTGGAGCTGTCTCCCGATATCCCCCAGGCCAAGGTGCGCCAGGTGGTGGTGCTGGGCCCGGTGGTGCGCGCCGAACTGGAACTGGCCGACGGAATCATCGTCGAGGCCGAGCTGTCGCGCGACGTGAAGGACAAGCTTGGTCTGCGGCGCGGGCAGGATGTTTCGGTCTTTTTGCGCAAGGCGCGGGTATTCGTCGGTGAAAACGTGTAG
- a CDS encoding NAD(P)/FAD-dependent oxidoreductase, translating into MTNAFDRRSFLTLAGAAGLSSLTSACATGPSGTGPRVVVVGGGFGGATAAKYLRRQDPSLRVTLVERSTRFITCPFSNSVIGGFRSLEANTFGYDGLRGHGVEVIHAEVTNIDAAAKLVVLQGGEKLAYDKLVLSPGIDFKWGEQGYSEADAELAPHAWKAGPQTLLLRRQLEAMEDGGVVVMTIPANPYRCPPGPYERASLIAHYLKTRKPRSKLLLLDAKDSFSKQPLFVEGWDQLYKGLLEWVPLSKDGKVVQVDAKTLTVETEFGTRHKASVLNHIPQQSAGRISIAAGLADSSGWVPVVPQTFQSAKAPDIYVVGDATNAAPQPKSGFSANSQAKVAAAAIVAALRGQPAPDPIWMNTCYSLLSPDYGITVAGVYRVINGKIADVPGSGGISPKGASAMFRGLEASYAESWYANITQDIWG; encoded by the coding sequence ATGACCAATGCCTTCGACCGCCGTTCCTTCCTGACCCTGGCCGGCGCTGCCGGCCTGTCCTCGCTCACTTCCGCCTGCGCCACCGGCCCGTCCGGAACCGGCCCCCGCGTGGTGGTGGTGGGCGGCGGCTTCGGCGGGGCCACCGCCGCCAAGTACCTGCGCCGCCAGGACCCCTCCCTGCGGGTGACCCTGGTGGAGCGCTCCACCCGGTTCATCACCTGCCCGTTCAGCAATTCGGTGATCGGCGGCTTCCGCTCGCTGGAGGCCAACACCTTCGGCTATGACGGCCTGCGCGGCCACGGGGTGGAGGTGATCCACGCCGAGGTGACCAATATCGACGCGGCGGCCAAGCTGGTGGTGCTGCAGGGCGGCGAAAAGCTCGCCTACGACAAGCTGGTTCTGTCGCCCGGCATCGACTTCAAATGGGGCGAGCAAGGCTATTCCGAGGCCGATGCCGAACTGGCGCCCCACGCCTGGAAGGCCGGGCCGCAGACCCTGCTGCTGCGCCGCCAGCTGGAAGCCATGGAGGACGGCGGTGTGGTGGTGATGACCATTCCCGCCAATCCCTACCGCTGCCCGCCCGGCCCCTACGAGCGCGCCAGCCTGATCGCCCATTACCTCAAGACCAGGAAGCCCCGGTCCAAGCTGCTGCTGCTGGACGCCAAGGATTCCTTCTCCAAGCAGCCGCTGTTCGTCGAGGGCTGGGATCAGCTCTACAAGGGGCTGCTGGAATGGGTGCCGCTGTCCAAGGACGGCAAGGTGGTGCAGGTGGACGCCAAGACCCTGACGGTGGAGACCGAGTTCGGCACCCGCCACAAGGCCAGCGTGCTGAACCACATTCCGCAGCAGAGCGCCGGACGGATCAGTATCGCCGCCGGGCTGGCCGATTCCTCGGGCTGGGTGCCGGTGGTGCCGCAGACCTTCCAGTCGGCCAAGGCCCCCGACATCTACGTGGTGGGCGACGCCACCAACGCCGCGCCCCAGCCGAAATCGGGCTTCTCGGCCAATTCCCAGGCCAAGGTGGCCGCCGCCGCCATCGTGGCGGCGCTGCGGGGCCAGCCGGCCCCCGATCCCATCTGGATGAACACCTGCTACTCGCTGCTGTCGCCCGATTACGGCATCACCGTGGCCGGCGTCTACCGGGTCATCAACGGCAAGATCGCCGACGTTCCCGGTTCGGGCGGCATCAGCCCCAAGGGTGCGTCTGCCATGTTCCGGGGACTGGAAGCCTCTTATGCCGAGAGCTGGTACGCCAACATCACCCAGGACATCTGGGGATGA